From the Streptomyces sp. NBC_01216 genome, the window GCGATATCGGCCGCTCGGCACACGGCGGGACGGGCTTCGGGGTCGCCGCTCCCGGAAGAGTCCGTCATGTCCCCGCGACGGAACGCCGGAGGCTCGGCCCGAGCAGGGCGCCGTGGCGCGGAGCCGGGCACAAGGGGCGGGAGCGGCGCGGCACGGGCTCCGGCGGGCGAGGTCCCGCAGGGGGCGGGAGACACGCGGTCGTTTCAGTGGCCGGCGGCGGCTTTGACCAGGGCGGCGGCGCAGACCAGGAGGAGCGGACCGACCGCGGACAGCAGCAGGGGTCCGCTGACCCAGAGCATCCGGCGCAGCTCCGCGCCGGTGGCGAGCCTGCCGTGGACCACACGGTGCGCCTGCTGATCGGCGGCGAGCGAAGCGAGCCACAGGCCCACGGCAGCGGTCAGCACGGTGGCGGCGGCTCCGGCGGGCTCCGCGTGCCGGGCCGCGGACAGTCCGACCACCACGGAGATCATGGTGATGGTGGCGTACAGGCGTTCCTTGAGCCGCTCGGCCGAAGCCTGCGGGTCGTGGTCCGCCGTGACGAGCCGCCCGCCGTGCCGGAGGGGCGACGCTCCGGGTATCCGGGATCACGGGGTGTCGCGCGGTGACGCGCCGACCGAGTCCGACCGGCGTCCGGCGCACTGGAAAGCCGTCAACGGGGTAGAAACGTCGCATGGACAGCACACCATGGTTCATCGCGGCCGTCGTTCTGGCCGTCGTCACGGCGGCGGGCGCGGCCGTTCTGCTCGTACGTGTCTTCCGGGCCCGCAAACTGCTGCTGGACGCCGGAGTTCCGTTGCGGTCCAAGGCGCTTTTCTGGGCGGCGGTGCTGTACACGGTCTCGCCGGTCGACCTGATCCCGGACCCGGTCTACCTGGACGACATCGGCGTGCTCCTGCTGGCCCTGCGCGCGCTGCACTCGGCCGCCTCGTCCGTCCGGTCCCCCGGGTCGGTGCGGTCCGAGCGCGAGGGCCTGCCGGGGCCCGACTACCTGTGACGCGGCTCGCGCGGCTCGCCGCGCGCCTGGCCGCGACCCCTCGGCACGTCACCCCGCCTCCCGGCACCGTTCGCGCCGCCGCACACCGGGACCGCCGTCCGCCCCGGGGCGGACGGCGGCGTCACGGGGCATGACCCCGGGGGCGGGGCGGCGGTCGCTCAGAGACTGTCGGCCGAAGGCCACCCGACAGGCTCTCAGGCGGCACCCCCGGCCTCGGCGTGGGCGCGGGCCGAGGGAGTGAGGCGCCCGACGATCGCGGGAGCCTCCCGGACCAGTTCCTCCCGCTCCAGCGCCTCGACCATGAACAGCGCGAAGTCCACGCGCCGGGTCCGGTTGCTCGCCAGGACCGGGTCGCCGACGTGGCGGCTCCACACGGGCGTGCCCTGGCTCTCGCCTTCTTCCAGGTCGCTGCCGCGCACCACGGTCCAGCGGGTGTCGCTCGCGAAGATCCTGCGGCACGCCTCCACCTGGTCGTCGATGTCGACCGCCCTGACGAGCCTGGCCAGGGGGGTGACGACTGCCAGCAGCGCCCTGAACCTGAGCGGGTAGACGTCCTTGCCGTCCCGTGTGATGTGCCAGCCGCAGGAGAACACCAGGCGGGCACCGGGGCGCGCGTGATCGAGGACGGCCCGCGCCGTGCCGGAGGAGTACTGGTGCACTCCCCACGGCACGAGGACCGTGAGAACGGCGTCGCACCCTTCGACGGCGCGGGCGATGACCGCGGGGTCGTCGGTCGCGCCCGGCACGACCGTCACGCGGTCCCCGAAGTCCGCGAGTTTGCCCACGCTCTGCGCCCGGCACACGCCCACGACCTGATAGCCCCGGTCCAGCGCGTGCCGCACCATGTAGCGCCCGAGTTTCCCGGACGCTCCGACGACGCACACCTTCTTTCCTCGCCCCACCGCACCGACTTCGCCTTGGACCACCTCGTCCATGTTCCCCTCGCCTTCCACACCGGTTCCTTACGCTGTAAGGCCACCTTACACGGTAAGGTGGCCGGGAGCCATGGGACCGAACCGAGGAGGGCTTGGTTGTCCACACAGGAACCCCAGGCGTCGGCCCGCCGGCGCGGCACGCCGCTGAGCCGGGAGACGGTGCTGAGCGCGGCGGTCGAACTGGCCGACGAGACCGGTGTCGGCACGCTGACCATGCGGAAGCTCGCCGAGCGGCTCGGCGTCGAGGCCATGTCGCTGTACCACCACGTGGCCAACAAGGAGGCGATCCTCGATGGCATGGTCGATGTCGTCTTCGGCGAGGTCGAGCTGCCGGCGGACGCACTCGACTGGAAGACCGCCATGCGACGGCGGGCGGTTTCGCTGCGTGACGCCCTGACGCGCCATTCCTGGGCGATCGGCCTGATGGATTCACGGACCGACCCCGGACCCCGGACTCTCCGCCACCACGACGCCGTCATCGGCAGTCTGCGATCAGGCGGCTTCACGATCGCCGGGGCGGCACACGCGTTCTCACTGCTGGACAGCTACGTCTACGGCTTCGCACTGCAGGAGGCCAACCTGCCGTTCGACTCCTCCGGGGAGGATGCCGGAGACGTGGCCGGTGCGATTCTCGACGGGTTGTCCCCCGGCGACTTCCCGCACCTCGCCGAGATGGCCGTCTCACACGCCATGAAGCCGGGGTACGCGTACGCCGACGAGTTCGTCATCGGCCTCGGCCTGATCCTCGACGCCCTGGAGACGCGGCGCGACCACTGGCCGTAGCACCGCAGGTCATGGCAGCACGCCCGCGAGGACCCCGCGGGACGACGAGCCCGCCGGAGCGGACGCAGCCGTCCCGCCCGGCCGGGAGACCGCACACCCCCGGTCATGAACGCTCGTCCAGGACCACGGGGCGCGGCCCCTCCCCCCGGCCGCCCCGGTGACGAAGACCGTCCGTGCCGTCCCCGACGCGTACCGTGAACCCTGGGAGCCCGCGCGCCGGGGAAGTGTTACAACTGGGGTTGTGAGCCCGTCCCGTTCCCCGCACGCGGCCTACCGGTGCCGTCGAGCCTAGGCAGAAGATCCGGAAGCGTCGCCGGGCAGGTCTTCGTCCTCCAGGTGGCGATCGTGGTGCTGCTCGCCGCCGGAGCGCTGCTGGCCTTGGTGCTGCAGTCCCGGCACGACATCGACCGCGAGGCACGCAACCGGTCGGTCTCCGTGGCGCAGACCTTCGCGCACTCCCCGGACCTGCAGGAGATCCTGACTTCGCCGGACCCTTCCGCCGTCCTGCAGCCCCTCGCCGAGCAGACACGCAAGGCCGCGGGGGTGGACTTCATCGTGGTGATGGACACCGACGGCATCCGCTACAGCCACCCTCAGCCCGACCGCATCGGCCAACGGTTCGTCGGCACGATCGAACCCTCGATCGAAGGCAAGGTGCACACCGAGAGCGTGCAGGGCCCGCTCGGCAAGGAGATCCAGGCGATCGTGCCGGTCACCTCCCCCGAGGGCGATGTCGTCGCCCTGGTCTCGGCGGGCCTGACCGTGGACAGTGTGGCCGGCATCGCCGACCGCCAGCTTCCGGTCATCCTCCTGTCCCTCGCCGTCGGTCTGGCCCTGGCCACCATCGGCACGGCACTGATCAGCCGCCGGCTGCGCCGCCAGACCCATGGGCTCGGCACGCAGGAGATGACCCGGATGTACGAGCACCACGACGCGGTGCTCCACGCCGTCCGCGAGGGAGTGCTGATCACCGACGGCGAGGGACGGCTGCTCCTGGCGAACGACGAGGCCGGACGGCTGCTCGACCTGCCGGACGACGCCGAGGGACGCCCCGTCGACCAGGTCGGCCTGGACCGCCCCATGGCGGAACTGCTGCTGTCCGGCCGGGTGGCCACCGACGAGGTACTGGAGGCCGGGGACCGGCTTCTGGTCGTCAACCAACGGCCCACCCGACCCCGGGGCCGCCCCCAGGGCTCGGCGGTCACCATCCGCGACTCCACCGAGATGCAGCTCCTGAGCAGCCGGGCGGAGACGGCCCGCCGGCGGCTCAAGCTGCTGTACGACGCGGGAGGTGACATCGGCACCACCCTCGACGTGGCGCGCACCGCGGAGGAACTGGCCGACGTCGCCGTTCCCCAGTTCGCGGACTTCGTCACCGTCGATCTGTCCGACCGGGTACTGAAGGGCGAGGAGCCCGGTCCCGGCGCGGACATGCGGCGCACGGCGGTCAGCGGTATCCGCTCCGATCACCCGCTCTACCCGCTCGGCAGCCTGATCGCCTTCCTGCCGTCCACACCGCAAGCCCGCGGATACGGCACGGGCACGGCCGAAATCGTCCCCGACCTGCGCGACGCGCCGGGCTGGCACGCCCAGGACGCGCCGCGGGCATCGGCGATCGTCGGCTACGGGATCCACTCGCTCATCGCGGCGCCGCTGAAGGCCCGGGGCGTCGTGCTCGGGGTGGTCAACTTCTGGCGGTCG encodes:
- a CDS encoding YkvA family protein; this translates as MDSTPWFIAAVVLAVVTAAGAAVLLVRVFRARKLLLDAGVPLRSKALFWAAVLYTVSPVDLIPDPVYLDDIGVLLLALRALHSAASSVRSPGSVRSEREGLPGPDYL
- a CDS encoding NAD(P)-dependent oxidoreductase, with amino-acid sequence MDEVVQGEVGAVGRGKKVCVVGASGKLGRYMVRHALDRGYQVVGVCRAQSVGKLADFGDRVTVVPGATDDPAVIARAVEGCDAVLTVLVPWGVHQYSSGTARAVLDHARPGARLVFSCGWHITRDGKDVYPLRFRALLAVVTPLARLVRAVDIDDQVEACRRIFASDTRWTVVRGSDLEEGESQGTPVWSRHVGDPVLASNRTRRVDFALFMVEALEREELVREAPAIVGRLTPSARAHAEAGGAA
- a CDS encoding TetR/AcrR family transcriptional regulator, whose amino-acid sequence is MSTQEPQASARRRGTPLSRETVLSAAVELADETGVGTLTMRKLAERLGVEAMSLYHHVANKEAILDGMVDVVFGEVELPADALDWKTAMRRRAVSLRDALTRHSWAIGLMDSRTDPGPRTLRHHDAVIGSLRSGGFTIAGAAHAFSLLDSYVYGFALQEANLPFDSSGEDAGDVAGAILDGLSPGDFPHLAEMAVSHAMKPGYAYADEFVIGLGLILDALETRRDHWP
- a CDS encoding SpoIIE family protein phosphatase, whose protein sequence is MAIVVLLAAGALLALVLQSRHDIDREARNRSVSVAQTFAHSPDLQEILTSPDPSAVLQPLAEQTRKAAGVDFIVVMDTDGIRYSHPQPDRIGQRFVGTIEPSIEGKVHTESVQGPLGKEIQAIVPVTSPEGDVVALVSAGLTVDSVAGIADRQLPVILLSLAVGLALATIGTALISRRLRRQTHGLGTQEMTRMYEHHDAVLHAVREGVLITDGEGRLLLANDEAGRLLDLPDDAEGRPVDQVGLDRPMAELLLSGRVATDEVLEAGDRLLVVNQRPTRPRGRPQGSAVTIRDSTEMQLLSSRAETARRRLKLLYDAGGDIGTTLDVARTAEELADVAVPQFADFVTVDLSDRVLKGEEPGPGADMRRTAVSGIRSDHPLYPLGSLIAFLPSTPQARGYGTGTAEIVPDLRDAPGWHAQDAPRASAIVGYGIHSLIAAPLKARGVVLGVVNFWRSQKPEPFDDDDLSLAEELVGRAAVTMDNARRYTREHNLAVTLQRSLLPQDLPEQSAVDVAHFYQPAQSGVGGDWFDVIPLPGSRVGLVVGDVVGHGLHAAATMGRLRTAVHNFSSLDLPPDELLARLDNLVQRMDQEGDSTATNGGVLGATCLYAVYDPVSRNCTMARAGHMPPLVVAPDGTTTISELPAGPPLGLGGMPFETMDVRLAEGSQLVLYTDGLIEERSRDISEGLEKLRTALSHPGRDPRASRSAVLDALLPSQPSDDIALLIARTRTLGPDRVAQWDVPSDPSEVGAVRSLAAEQLEKWGLADLAFTTELILSELVTNAVRYGAAPVRVRLLHDRTLTCEVWDGSSTAPHLRYAATTDEGGRGLFLVAQLSEHWGTRYTPEGKVIWAEQLLPDAADGPP